A genomic stretch from Streptomyces sp. QL37 includes:
- a CDS encoding DUF2267 domain-containing protein has translation MSETTFSSFDTMVDKANRLLRDIEEANGWPKERRKQSYAALRAVLHRLRDRLSVDGAAHLGAQLPTLIRGVYYDGWKPSETPVKLSGEEFFQRVRDDFPYAVDGGIETVVRTVLESLKRYVSEGEWDHLKSGLPNSLAAVLP, from the coding sequence ATGAGTGAAACGACATTCTCCTCCTTCGATACCATGGTGGACAAAGCCAATCGGCTCCTCAGGGACATCGAGGAAGCCAACGGCTGGCCCAAGGAACGCCGGAAACAGTCGTACGCCGCTTTGCGCGCCGTCCTGCACCGGCTACGGGACCGTCTCTCCGTCGACGGGGCCGCGCACCTGGGGGCGCAGCTTCCGACTCTGATCCGCGGCGTCTACTACGACGGATGGAAGCCGTCGGAGACACCAGTGAAACTCAGTGGCGAGGAATTCTTCCAGCGCGTAAGGGACGACTTTCCCTACGCGGTCGACGGCGGCATCGAAACGGTCGTGCGCACCGTGCTGGAGTCCCTGAAGCGCTACGTCAGTGAAGGGGAGTGGGATCACCTCAAGTCCGGCCTGCCCAACTCGCTGGCAGCCGTACTGCCGTAG
- the trxA gene encoding thioredoxin, translating into MNTTRTTTVSCPHCGRDNRIPVASEGRPKCGHCKQPLPWVVDAGDDDFTEVADNAVQPVVVDLWATWCGPCRMVSPALEQVAQDLAGRIKLVKVDIDKNPGVSRRFEVQAVPTLLVQDRGETVARQAGAAPAHVLRRWVEQALEGRQTAAGR; encoded by the coding sequence GTGAACACCACCCGGACAACGACGGTGTCCTGCCCGCACTGCGGGCGCGACAACCGCATTCCTGTTGCCTCCGAGGGGCGCCCGAAATGCGGCCACTGCAAGCAACCGCTGCCGTGGGTCGTCGACGCGGGTGACGACGACTTCACCGAAGTCGCCGACAACGCCGTCCAACCCGTCGTCGTCGACCTCTGGGCCACCTGGTGCGGCCCCTGCCGCATGGTCAGCCCCGCCCTCGAACAGGTCGCCCAGGACCTCGCCGGACGGATCAAGCTCGTCAAGGTCGACATCGACAAGAACCCCGGAGTCAGCCGTCGGTTCGAGGTCCAAGCAGTGCCCACGCTGCTCGTACAGGACCGAGGCGAGACGGTCGCCCGGCAGGCCGGTGCGGCACCCGCGCACGTCCTGCGTCGGTGGGTCGAACAGGCCCTGGAAGGCCGGCAGACCGCTGCGGGGCGGTGA
- a CDS encoding UBP-type zinc finger domain-containing protein, whose protein sequence is MATIPDPHLAMVRPVTPRTPQGCEECLREHSPWVHLRLCLTCGHVGCCDSSPLKHARRHAGSAEHPIVQSFQPGEDWRWCYVHEALV, encoded by the coding sequence ATGGCCACGATTCCGGATCCGCACCTGGCAATGGTGCGGCCAGTGACGCCGCGTACCCCACAGGGCTGCGAGGAATGCCTCAGGGAACATTCCCCGTGGGTGCACCTGCGGCTCTGTCTCACCTGCGGGCACGTCGGCTGCTGCGACTCCTCACCCCTCAAACACGCCCGCCGACACGCGGGCAGCGCCGAGCACCCCATCGTGCAGTCCTTCCAACCGGGAGAGGACTGGCGCTGGTGCTACGTCCACGAGGCTTTGGTCTGA